One Ahaetulla prasina isolate Xishuangbanna chromosome 10, ASM2864084v1, whole genome shotgun sequence genomic region harbors:
- the TMEM147 gene encoding BOS complex subunit TMEM147, translating into MTLFHFGNCFALAYFPYFITYKCSGLSEYNAFWRCVQAGATYLFVQLCKMLFLATFFPTWEGGAGAYDFVGEFMKATVDLADLVGLHLVMSRNAGKGEYKIMVAALGWATAELIMSRCIPLWVGARGIEFDWKYIQMSIDSNISLVHYIATAALVWMFTRYDLPKHYRLPLTFLLGVSIYKAFFMESFVHVFLLGSWTALLVKAVITGLLSFSSLALFVTLVHSN; encoded by the exons ATGACTCTCTTCCACTTTGGGAATTGTTTTGCCCTGGCCTATTTCCCCTATTTTATCACCTATAAATGCAGCGGCCT GTCAGAATATAATGCCTTTTGGCGATGTGTGCAAGCAGGAGCCACCTACCTCTTTGTCCAGCTATGCAAG ATGCTGTTTTTAGCTACCTTCTTTCCAACCTGGGAGGGTGGTGCAGGAGCTTATGATTTCGTTGGA GAGTTCATGAAAGCTACCGTAGATCTGGCTGACTTGGTGGGTCTGCACCTGGTGATGTCCCGGAACGCAGGAAAAGGAGAATACAAGATTATGGTTGCTGCACTGGGCTGGGCCACGGCGGAGCTCATTATGTCTCG ATGCATCCCACTGTGGGTGGGAGCTCGTGGCATTGAGTTTGATTGGAAATACATTCAGATGAGTATTGATTCCAACATCAGCCTG GTTCATTACATTGCCACTGCTGCCCTGGTGTGGATGTTCACCCGCTACGATTTACCCAAACATTACCGACTGCCCCTTACTTTCCTCCTGGGTGTCAGTATCTACAAAGCCTTCTTTATGGA ATCGTTTGTGCACGTCTTTCTCCTGGGTAGCTGGACTGCACTTCTGGTTAAAGCGGTGATCACTGGCCTCCTTTCCTTCAGCTCCTTGGCTCTCTTTGTCACCCTGGTACACAGTAACTGA
- the ATP4A gene encoding potassium-transporting ATPase alpha chain 1 isoform X2: MGKEKYEMYSVEMEKYDGEMDVKIKKKKNKGLKKKEKLENMKKEMDVDDHQLSIEELEMKYRTNIKKGLTSTVAGEILLRDGPNELKPPKGTPEYVKFARQLAGGLQCLMWVAAAICLIAFGIQCGQGNLTSADDLYLAVALIAVVVVTGCFGYYQEFKSTNIIASFKNLVPQQATVIRDGDKFQINANQLVVGDLVEIKGGDRVPADIRIITGQGCKVDNSSLTGESEPQNRTPECTHESPLETRNIAFFSTMCLEGIATGIIINTGDRTIIGRIASLASGVENEKTPIAIEIEHFVDIIAGLAIFFGATFFVVAMVIGYPFLKAMVFFMAIVVAYVPEGLLATVTVCLSLTAKRLARKNCVVKNLEAVETLGSTSVICSDKTGTLTQNRMTVSHLWFDNQIHTADTTEDQSGQTFDQSSETWRALCKVVSLCNRASFKSGQDNLPVPRRIVIGDASETALLKFSEITLGNVMEYRERYKKVCEIPFNSTNKFQLSIHELDDPRDQRHLLVMKGAPERILERCSTIMIKGQELALDEQWREAFQTAYMDLGGLGERVLGFCHLYLPQHEFPRGYHFDSDETNFPTSGLCFAGLISMIDPPRATVPDAVMKCRTAGIRVIMVTGDHPITAKAIAASVGIISEGSETVEDIAARLRIPVEQVNKRDARACVVNGGQLKDMESEELVEILKMHPEMVFARTSPQQKLIIVESCQKLGAIVAVTGDGVNDSPALKKADIGVAMGIAGSDAAKNAADMILLDDNFASIVTGVEQGRLIFDNLKKSIAYTLTKNIPELTPYLIYITVSVPLPLGCITILFIELCTDIFPSVSLAYEKAESDIMHLKPRNPRRDRLVNEALAVYSYFQIGAIQSCAGFVDYFTAMAQEGWFPLKCVGLRAAWENDHIQDVQDSYGQEWTFGQRLYQEYTCYTVFFISIEMCQIADVLIRKTRRLSVFQQGFFRNKILVIAIVFQICVGCFLCYCPGMPNIFNFMPIRFQWWLVPLPFGFLIFVYDEIRKLGVRRHPGSWWDKELYY; this comes from the exons GAGAAGTACGAAATGTACTCGGTGGAGATGGAGAAGTACGATGGGGAAATGGATGTGAagattaagaagaagaaaaacaaagggttgaagaaaaaagagaagttggaGAATATGAAGAAAGAGATGGATGTG GATGATCATCAGCTGTCCATAGAAGAGTTGGAGATGAAATATAGGACCAACATCAAGAAG GGCCTGACCAGCACAGTGGCTGGAGAGATTCTCCTTCGTGATGGCCCCAATGAATTGAAGCCCCCCAAAGGCACTCCAGAGTATGTGAAGTTTGCGCGTCAGCTGGCTGGGGGGCTGCAGTGCCTGATGTGGGTGGCGGCTGCCATCTGTCTCATCGCCTTTGGCATCCAGTGTGGCCAAGGGAATCTGACCAGTGCAGACGAT ttATACTTGGCCGTTGCCCTTATCGCTGTTGTGGTTGTGACTGGCTGCTTTGGTTACTATCAAGAGTTTAAAAGCACAAACATCATTGCAAGTTTCAAGAATCTCGTGCCGCAG CAAGCCACAGTGATCCGGGATGGTGACAAGTTCCAGATCAACGCTAATCAGCTGGTAGTGGGTGACTTGGTGGAGATCAAAGGGGGAGACCGAGTCCCAGCAGACATCAGGATCATCACTGGTCAAGGTTGCAAG GTGGATAATTCCTCTTTGACAGGGGAATCTGAACCTCAGAACCGTACCCCAGAATGCACCCATGAAAGCCCTTTAGAAACAAGGAACATTGCCTTCTTCTCAACCATGTGTTTAGAAG gAATTGCCACTGGTATTATCATTAACACCGGGGACCGCACCATCATTGGGCGCATCGCCAGCCTGGCTTCAGGAGTGGAGAATGAGAAGACGCCCATTGCTATTGAGATTGAACATTTTGTGGACATCATAGCTGGCTTGGCCATTTTCTTTGGTGCCACCTTCTTTGTTGTTGCCATGGTGATTGGCTACCCCTTCCTCAAGGCCATGGTCTTTTTCATGGCAATTGTGGTGGCTTATGTCCCTGAAGGTCTTCTAGCAACGGTCACG gtctgtctgtctctcacagCCAAGCGATTGGCCAGGAAGAACTGTGTGGTCAAGAATCTGGAAGCTGTTGAAACACTGGGCTCGACGTCGGTCATCTGCTCGGATAAAACCGGGACGCTCACCCAGAATCGAATGACGGTCTCACACCTTTGGTTCGACAACCAAATCCACACAGCGGACACTACGGAAGACCAGTCAG GGCAAACTTTCGATCAGTCCTCGGAGACCTGGAGAGCTCTATGTAAAGTGGTGAGCCTTTGCAACCGGGCTTCTTTCAAATCAGGACAGGATAATTTACCTGTGCCACGG CGTATTGTGATCGGAGATGCCTCCGAGACAGCCCTGTTGAAATTCTCTGAAATCACCCTCGGCAACGTCATGGAGTACCGGGAGCGCTATAAAAAAGTCTGCGAGATCCCCTTCAACTCCACCAACAAATTCCAG CTGTCTATCCATGAGCTTGATGATCCCAGAGACCAGCGCCATCTGCTGGTGATGAAAGGTGCTCCTGAGAGGATCCTGGAACGCTGCTCTACCATTATGATTAAGGGCCAGGAGTTGGCCCTTGATGAGCAATGGAGGGAAGCTTTCCAAACAGCTTATATGGACCTTGGCGGACTGGGCGAGCGTGTGCTGG GTTTCTGTCACCTCTACCTTCCCCAGCATGAATTCCCGCGTGGCTACCACTTTGACAGTGATGAAACAAACTTCCCCACTAGTGGGCTATGCTTTGCAGGCCTTATCTCTATGATTGATCCACCCAGAGCCACTGTGCCCGATGCCGTCATGAAATGTCGTACCGCAGGTATCCGG gtgATCATGGTAACAGGAGACCATCCAATCACCGCCAAAGCCATCGCTGCCAGCGTTGGCATCATCTCAGAGGGCAGCGAAACTGTTGAAGATATTGCCGCTCGCCTTCGCATCCCCGTGGAGCAGGTTAACAAGCG GGATGCCCGGGCATGTGTGGTCAATGGAGGTCAATTGAAAGATATGGAAAGTGAAGAGTTGGTTGAGATCCTCAAGATGCATCCAGAGATGGTCTTTGCTCGCACCTCTCCGCAGCAGAAGCTCATCATTGTAGAAAGCTGTCAGAAACTG GGTGCAATTGTGGCTGTTACAGGAGATGGTGTGAACGACTCCCCGGCGCTGAAGAAAGCCGATATCGGCGTCGCGATGGGCATTGCTGGATCCGATGCTGCCAAGAATGCTGCAGATATGATCTTGTTGGATGACAATTTTGCCTCCATTGTCACTGGTGTTGAACAGG GGCGCCTGATCTTTGACAACCTCAAGAAATCCATTGCTTATACCTTGACCAAGAACATCCCAGAACTGACCCCCTACTTGATCTACATCACCGTCAGTGTCCCTCTTCCTCTTGGCTGCATCACCATCCTCTTTATCGAGTTGTGCACAGACATT TTCCCCTCGGTTTCACTGGCCTATGAAAAAGCTGAGAGCGACATCATGCATCTGAAACCCAGAAATCCTCGACGGGACCGCCTGGTCAATGAAGCCCTAGCTGTCTATTCCTATTTCCAGATTG GAGCCATTCAGTCATGTGCTGGTTTTGTTGATTATTTCACCGCCATGGCGCAAGAGGGCTGGTTCCCACTGAAGTGCGTAGGGCTTCGAGCCGCCTGGGAGAATGATCATATCCAGGACGTTCAAGACAGTTACGGCCAAGAGTGG aCATTTGGACAACGTCTTTACCAAGAGTACACCTGTTATACTGTCTTCTTCATCAGCATTGAGATGTGCCAGATTGCAGATGTGCTTATCCGCAAGACACGACGACTTTCTGTCTTCCAGCAAGGATTCTTCAG AAATAAGATCTTGGTGATTGCTATTGTGTTCCAGATCTGTGTGGGCTGCTTCCTCTGTTATTGCCCTGGGATGCCCAATATCTTCAATTTTATGCCCATACG ATTCCAGTGGTGGTTAGTGCCTCTACCATTTGGCTTTCTCATCTTTGTGTATGATGAAATCCGAAAATTGGGAGTCCGGAGACACCCTGGAA GTTGGTGGGACAAAGAACTTTACTATTAA
- the ATP4A gene encoding potassium-transporting ATPase alpha chain 1 isoform X1 has product MGKAEKYEMYSVEMEKYDGEMDVKIKKKKNKGLKKKEKLENMKKEMDVDDHQLSIEELEMKYRTNIKKGLTSTVAGEILLRDGPNELKPPKGTPEYVKFARQLAGGLQCLMWVAAAICLIAFGIQCGQGNLTSADDLYLAVALIAVVVVTGCFGYYQEFKSTNIIASFKNLVPQQATVIRDGDKFQINANQLVVGDLVEIKGGDRVPADIRIITGQGCKVDNSSLTGESEPQNRTPECTHESPLETRNIAFFSTMCLEGIATGIIINTGDRTIIGRIASLASGVENEKTPIAIEIEHFVDIIAGLAIFFGATFFVVAMVIGYPFLKAMVFFMAIVVAYVPEGLLATVTVCLSLTAKRLARKNCVVKNLEAVETLGSTSVICSDKTGTLTQNRMTVSHLWFDNQIHTADTTEDQSGQTFDQSSETWRALCKVVSLCNRASFKSGQDNLPVPRRIVIGDASETALLKFSEITLGNVMEYRERYKKVCEIPFNSTNKFQLSIHELDDPRDQRHLLVMKGAPERILERCSTIMIKGQELALDEQWREAFQTAYMDLGGLGERVLGFCHLYLPQHEFPRGYHFDSDETNFPTSGLCFAGLISMIDPPRATVPDAVMKCRTAGIRVIMVTGDHPITAKAIAASVGIISEGSETVEDIAARLRIPVEQVNKRDARACVVNGGQLKDMESEELVEILKMHPEMVFARTSPQQKLIIVESCQKLGAIVAVTGDGVNDSPALKKADIGVAMGIAGSDAAKNAADMILLDDNFASIVTGVEQGRLIFDNLKKSIAYTLTKNIPELTPYLIYITVSVPLPLGCITILFIELCTDIFPSVSLAYEKAESDIMHLKPRNPRRDRLVNEALAVYSYFQIGAIQSCAGFVDYFTAMAQEGWFPLKCVGLRAAWENDHIQDVQDSYGQEWTFGQRLYQEYTCYTVFFISIEMCQIADVLIRKTRRLSVFQQGFFRNKILVIAIVFQICVGCFLCYCPGMPNIFNFMPIRFQWWLVPLPFGFLIFVYDEIRKLGVRRHPGSWWDKELYY; this is encoded by the exons GAGAAGTACGAAATGTACTCGGTGGAGATGGAGAAGTACGATGGGGAAATGGATGTGAagattaagaagaagaaaaacaaagggttgaagaaaaaagagaagttggaGAATATGAAGAAAGAGATGGATGTG GATGATCATCAGCTGTCCATAGAAGAGTTGGAGATGAAATATAGGACCAACATCAAGAAG GGCCTGACCAGCACAGTGGCTGGAGAGATTCTCCTTCGTGATGGCCCCAATGAATTGAAGCCCCCCAAAGGCACTCCAGAGTATGTGAAGTTTGCGCGTCAGCTGGCTGGGGGGCTGCAGTGCCTGATGTGGGTGGCGGCTGCCATCTGTCTCATCGCCTTTGGCATCCAGTGTGGCCAAGGGAATCTGACCAGTGCAGACGAT ttATACTTGGCCGTTGCCCTTATCGCTGTTGTGGTTGTGACTGGCTGCTTTGGTTACTATCAAGAGTTTAAAAGCACAAACATCATTGCAAGTTTCAAGAATCTCGTGCCGCAG CAAGCCACAGTGATCCGGGATGGTGACAAGTTCCAGATCAACGCTAATCAGCTGGTAGTGGGTGACTTGGTGGAGATCAAAGGGGGAGACCGAGTCCCAGCAGACATCAGGATCATCACTGGTCAAGGTTGCAAG GTGGATAATTCCTCTTTGACAGGGGAATCTGAACCTCAGAACCGTACCCCAGAATGCACCCATGAAAGCCCTTTAGAAACAAGGAACATTGCCTTCTTCTCAACCATGTGTTTAGAAG gAATTGCCACTGGTATTATCATTAACACCGGGGACCGCACCATCATTGGGCGCATCGCCAGCCTGGCTTCAGGAGTGGAGAATGAGAAGACGCCCATTGCTATTGAGATTGAACATTTTGTGGACATCATAGCTGGCTTGGCCATTTTCTTTGGTGCCACCTTCTTTGTTGTTGCCATGGTGATTGGCTACCCCTTCCTCAAGGCCATGGTCTTTTTCATGGCAATTGTGGTGGCTTATGTCCCTGAAGGTCTTCTAGCAACGGTCACG gtctgtctgtctctcacagCCAAGCGATTGGCCAGGAAGAACTGTGTGGTCAAGAATCTGGAAGCTGTTGAAACACTGGGCTCGACGTCGGTCATCTGCTCGGATAAAACCGGGACGCTCACCCAGAATCGAATGACGGTCTCACACCTTTGGTTCGACAACCAAATCCACACAGCGGACACTACGGAAGACCAGTCAG GGCAAACTTTCGATCAGTCCTCGGAGACCTGGAGAGCTCTATGTAAAGTGGTGAGCCTTTGCAACCGGGCTTCTTTCAAATCAGGACAGGATAATTTACCTGTGCCACGG CGTATTGTGATCGGAGATGCCTCCGAGACAGCCCTGTTGAAATTCTCTGAAATCACCCTCGGCAACGTCATGGAGTACCGGGAGCGCTATAAAAAAGTCTGCGAGATCCCCTTCAACTCCACCAACAAATTCCAG CTGTCTATCCATGAGCTTGATGATCCCAGAGACCAGCGCCATCTGCTGGTGATGAAAGGTGCTCCTGAGAGGATCCTGGAACGCTGCTCTACCATTATGATTAAGGGCCAGGAGTTGGCCCTTGATGAGCAATGGAGGGAAGCTTTCCAAACAGCTTATATGGACCTTGGCGGACTGGGCGAGCGTGTGCTGG GTTTCTGTCACCTCTACCTTCCCCAGCATGAATTCCCGCGTGGCTACCACTTTGACAGTGATGAAACAAACTTCCCCACTAGTGGGCTATGCTTTGCAGGCCTTATCTCTATGATTGATCCACCCAGAGCCACTGTGCCCGATGCCGTCATGAAATGTCGTACCGCAGGTATCCGG gtgATCATGGTAACAGGAGACCATCCAATCACCGCCAAAGCCATCGCTGCCAGCGTTGGCATCATCTCAGAGGGCAGCGAAACTGTTGAAGATATTGCCGCTCGCCTTCGCATCCCCGTGGAGCAGGTTAACAAGCG GGATGCCCGGGCATGTGTGGTCAATGGAGGTCAATTGAAAGATATGGAAAGTGAAGAGTTGGTTGAGATCCTCAAGATGCATCCAGAGATGGTCTTTGCTCGCACCTCTCCGCAGCAGAAGCTCATCATTGTAGAAAGCTGTCAGAAACTG GGTGCAATTGTGGCTGTTACAGGAGATGGTGTGAACGACTCCCCGGCGCTGAAGAAAGCCGATATCGGCGTCGCGATGGGCATTGCTGGATCCGATGCTGCCAAGAATGCTGCAGATATGATCTTGTTGGATGACAATTTTGCCTCCATTGTCACTGGTGTTGAACAGG GGCGCCTGATCTTTGACAACCTCAAGAAATCCATTGCTTATACCTTGACCAAGAACATCCCAGAACTGACCCCCTACTTGATCTACATCACCGTCAGTGTCCCTCTTCCTCTTGGCTGCATCACCATCCTCTTTATCGAGTTGTGCACAGACATT TTCCCCTCGGTTTCACTGGCCTATGAAAAAGCTGAGAGCGACATCATGCATCTGAAACCCAGAAATCCTCGACGGGACCGCCTGGTCAATGAAGCCCTAGCTGTCTATTCCTATTTCCAGATTG GAGCCATTCAGTCATGTGCTGGTTTTGTTGATTATTTCACCGCCATGGCGCAAGAGGGCTGGTTCCCACTGAAGTGCGTAGGGCTTCGAGCCGCCTGGGAGAATGATCATATCCAGGACGTTCAAGACAGTTACGGCCAAGAGTGG aCATTTGGACAACGTCTTTACCAAGAGTACACCTGTTATACTGTCTTCTTCATCAGCATTGAGATGTGCCAGATTGCAGATGTGCTTATCCGCAAGACACGACGACTTTCTGTCTTCCAGCAAGGATTCTTCAG AAATAAGATCTTGGTGATTGCTATTGTGTTCCAGATCTGTGTGGGCTGCTTCCTCTGTTATTGCCCTGGGATGCCCAATATCTTCAATTTTATGCCCATACG ATTCCAGTGGTGGTTAGTGCCTCTACCATTTGGCTTTCTCATCTTTGTGTATGATGAAATCCGAAAATTGGGAGTCCGGAGACACCCTGGAA GTTGGTGGGACAAAGAACTTTACTATTAA